The following are encoded together in the Actinoplanes sp. N902-109 genome:
- a CDS encoding NADPH:quinone reductase: MKAIIYTSVGASDVLELAERPTPSPGPGEVRVRVRVSGVNATDWKCRQFGHVQGKLLYPEVIPHHDGSGVIDAVGEGVDRARTGQRVWLWDAAWRRPAGTAAEYVVVPQHQAVALPPEVSDETGAGIGLPAVAAHACLLAMAGAPAHLGPGTLTGRRVLVVGGTGTVGHAAIQLAVWSGAEVVATASRPEQEKRVRAAGAQHAVDYRAGTAVTDVRAAVPDGVDLIVQVAPSAYADVDQQVLAPAGTVAVYATEGRGQVTLPTAVLMGRNTRYQFVLGTTLPAAAKEIAVSDVATAVAAGALTVGADSGLPVLRFPLERTAEAHDAVKAGSVGKVLVDVAMF, from the coding sequence ATGAAGGCCATCATCTACACCTCGGTCGGTGCCAGCGACGTCCTCGAACTGGCCGAGCGGCCCACGCCGTCACCCGGTCCCGGCGAGGTCCGGGTGCGGGTACGGGTCTCCGGCGTCAACGCCACCGACTGGAAGTGCCGGCAGTTCGGCCATGTCCAGGGCAAGCTGCTGTATCCGGAGGTCATCCCGCACCACGACGGCAGCGGTGTGATCGATGCCGTCGGCGAGGGCGTCGACCGGGCCCGGACGGGCCAGCGGGTGTGGCTGTGGGACGCGGCCTGGCGCCGCCCGGCCGGCACCGCCGCCGAGTACGTCGTCGTCCCGCAGCACCAGGCGGTCGCCTTGCCGCCGGAGGTGTCCGACGAGACGGGCGCCGGGATCGGCCTGCCGGCCGTGGCGGCGCACGCCTGCCTGCTCGCCATGGCGGGTGCGCCCGCCCACCTCGGCCCGGGCACGCTGACCGGGCGCCGGGTGCTCGTGGTGGGCGGCACCGGCACGGTCGGCCACGCGGCGATCCAGCTCGCGGTCTGGAGCGGTGCCGAGGTGGTCGCCACAGCGAGTCGCCCCGAGCAGGAGAAGCGCGTGCGGGCGGCCGGGGCCCAGCACGCCGTCGACTATCGTGCGGGCACGGCGGTGACCGACGTACGCGCTGCTGTCCCCGACGGTGTCGACCTGATCGTGCAGGTGGCGCCGTCGGCGTACGCCGACGTGGATCAGCAGGTGCTCGCTCCGGCCGGGACCGTCGCCGTCTATGCGACCGAGGGCCGTGGCCAGGTCACCCTGCCGACCGCTGTCCTCATGGGACGCAACACGCGCTACCAGTTCGTCCTCGGTACGACGTTGCCGGCCGCCGCCAAGGAGATCGCTGTCTCGGACGTGGCCACGGCGGTGGCGGCCGGTGCGCTGACCGTCGGGGCGGACTCGGGCCTTCCGGTGCTGCGCTTCCCGCTGGAACGCACGGCGGAGGCACACGACGCGGTGAAGGCCGGGTCGGTCGGTAAGGTATTGGTGGACGTCGCAATGTTCTGA
- a CDS encoding arylamine N-acetyltransferase, whose protein sequence is MYDTDTYLRCLGLASEPVRRAGPSLDTLVLLHERHMRALPFSSTGSFAVPRRAGAVVEVVDLDLDAAFGPVVVAGGGGGCVHLNRLFLRLLRDLGFEAGLLAGTTIEGAEAYGVEIEHMLLFARAGGDTWLVDVGYAGPSFLAPLRLGETGEQVRHGCRYHLEPEGDGLVLRRRPRLGRWRTVYRVSPEPRELPEWRPFEKAANALLTAPPDPDGPGLWSRATADGQIVLKGLRLLTVRGGIEKTRTLTDEEWPAVRDRILAPAVPPSTEQERHAP, encoded by the coding sequence GTGTACGACACCGACACGTACCTGCGGTGCCTGGGACTCGCCAGCGAACCGGTTCGCCGCGCCGGGCCGAGCCTCGACACGCTGGTCCTGCTGCACGAGCGGCACATGCGGGCGCTGCCGTTCAGCAGCACCGGATCGTTCGCGGTGCCGCGCCGCGCCGGTGCCGTCGTCGAGGTGGTCGACCTGGACCTGGACGCCGCGTTCGGCCCGGTCGTCGTGGCGGGCGGCGGTGGTGGCTGTGTCCACCTGAACCGGCTCTTCCTGCGGTTGTTGCGCGACCTCGGGTTCGAGGCGGGGCTGCTCGCCGGGACCACGATCGAGGGTGCCGAGGCGTACGGCGTCGAGATCGAGCACATGCTGCTGTTCGCCCGGGCCGGCGGGGACACGTGGCTCGTCGACGTCGGGTACGCCGGCCCCTCGTTCCTCGCGCCGTTGCGGCTCGGCGAGACCGGCGAACAGGTCCGGCACGGTTGCCGGTACCACCTCGAGCCGGAGGGCGACGGCCTGGTGCTGCGCCGCCGCCCGCGGCTCGGCCGCTGGAGGACTGTCTACCGGGTCAGCCCGGAGCCACGCGAACTGCCGGAATGGCGGCCGTTCGAGAAGGCGGCGAACGCCCTGCTGACCGCCCCGCCCGATCCGGACGGCCCGGGACTGTGGAGCCGCGCCACCGCCGACGGGCAGATCGTCCTCAAAGGACTGCGCCTGCTGACCGTACGCGGCGGCATCGAGAAGACCCGCACGCTGACCGACGAGGAGTGGCCCGCCGTGCGCGACCGCATCCTCGCCCCGGCCGTGCCTCCTTCGACAGAACAGGAACGCCATGCGCCGTGA